The proteins below come from a single Terriglobales bacterium genomic window:
- a CDS encoding NADH-quinone oxidoreductase subunit N: MSPVSQFFSSADYALALPMLLLTLFGCGILLIDLLLPKEWKIANAFTAVIGLLFATVAVYKVHAAYRLAELQGGVALDISGFGGMVLFDRFAIYFFYLVLAGALITILMSVRYLEVEREHHGEYYALMLFAVVGMMGMACGYDIVLLFISLETMAISTYVLVGFLRSDRRSNEAALKYLLLGAFSSGIFAYGLSLLYGLAGSTNLGQIAFRLGQHIEQQPNDPVAILAMVTTLAGLFFKIAAVPFHQWAPDAYEGAPTTITGFMSVAVKAASWALLLRLVLYGMDALRPLYLPVLVFVAIATMTGGNLAALTQTNLKRLLAYSSIAHVGYMLLGLVAGDANNPSPTGIKGILLYLLVYTFMNLGAFAVITALRRQNIIGDEVDDIAGLYFKAPTSAVLMFIFLLSLTGIPPLAGFYGKYFIFLSLLETGSADRPLNFYLAALAVFYVAVSLYYYLRIANAMFMREAVDAEPVRLAPGVGLTLAITGAATVGIGLFPDFFIRAAEWSLRTGGGAAMMGWLR, translated from the coding sequence GTGTCGCCGGTTTCCCAATTCTTCAGCAGTGCGGATTACGCGCTGGCGCTGCCCATGCTGCTGCTGACGCTGTTCGGCTGCGGCATCCTGCTGATCGACCTGCTGCTGCCCAAGGAGTGGAAGATCGCCAACGCGTTCACGGCGGTGATCGGGCTGCTGTTCGCGACGGTGGCGGTGTACAAGGTACACGCCGCTTACCGGCTGGCGGAGCTGCAAGGCGGAGTGGCGCTGGACATCAGCGGATTCGGCGGCATGGTGCTGTTCGACCGCTTCGCCATCTACTTCTTTTATCTCGTGCTGGCGGGCGCGCTGATCACCATCCTGATGTCGGTGCGCTACCTGGAAGTGGAGCGCGAGCATCACGGGGAATATTACGCGCTGATGCTGTTTGCCGTGGTGGGCATGATGGGCATGGCCTGCGGCTATGACATCGTGCTGCTGTTCATCAGCCTGGAGACCATGGCGATTTCGACCTACGTGCTGGTGGGCTTTCTGCGCAGCGACCGCCGGTCGAACGAGGCGGCGCTGAAGTACCTGCTGCTGGGAGCGTTCTCCTCGGGCATCTTCGCCTACGGGCTCTCGCTGCTGTACGGGCTGGCGGGCAGCACCAACCTGGGGCAGATCGCGTTCCGGCTGGGACAGCACATCGAGCAGCAGCCGAACGATCCGGTGGCCATCCTGGCGATGGTGACCACCCTCGCGGGCCTGTTCTTCAAGATCGCGGCGGTGCCGTTCCACCAGTGGGCGCCGGACGCGTACGAAGGTGCGCCGACCACCATCACCGGATTCATGTCGGTGGCGGTGAAGGCGGCGTCGTGGGCGCTGCTGCTGCGCCTGGTGCTCTACGGCATGGACGCGCTGCGTCCGCTGTATCTGCCGGTGCTGGTGTTCGTGGCCATCGCCACCATGACGGGCGGGAACCTGGCGGCGCTGACGCAGACCAACCTGAAACGCCTGCTGGCGTACTCTTCCATCGCGCACGTGGGCTATATGCTGCTGGGGCTGGTGGCGGGAGACGCCAACAATCCGAGCCCCACCGGCATCAAGGGCATCCTGCTGTACCTGCTGGTCTACACCTTCATGAACCTGGGAGCCTTCGCGGTGATCACCGCGCTGCGGCGGCAGAACATCATCGGCGACGAAGTGGACGACATCGCCGGACTGTACTTCAAAGCGCCTACGTCGGCGGTGCTGATGTTCATCTTCCTGCTGTCGCTCACCGGGATCCCGCCGCTGGCCGGGTTCTATGGGAAGTACTTCATCTTCCTGTCGCTGCTGGAGACGGGCAGCGCCGACCGCCCGCTGAACTTCTACCTGGCAGCACTGGCGGTGTTCTACGTGGCGGTGTCGCTGTATTACTACCTGCGGATCGCCAATGCCATGTTCATGCGCGAGGCGGTGGACGCCGAGCCAGTACGACTGGCGCCGGGCGTAGGGCTGACGCTGGCCATCACCGGCGCGGCGACGGTCGGCATCGGACTGTTCCCGGACTTCTTCATCCGCGCCGCCGAGTGGTCGCTGCGCACGGGAGGAGGAGCGGCGATGATGGGATGGCTGCGGTAG
- a CDS encoding NADH-quinone oxidoreductase subunit M: protein MTEGWVYNHILSIILFTPLAGALVVLLVPKENEKAIKVLANLFAFAGFLVSLPLVPWFWAVRGVAGFQFVEGRAASADFAGNWIPSIGASYVIGIDGISFLLVMLTTLLGFLSILSSWSAITERVKEYYVWFLVLQTGMLGVFVALDFFLFYVFWEVMLVPMYLLIGIWGGPRKLYAAIKFFLYTLVGSVLMLLGILYLYFHHYQVAGFYTFGIEALYRTAPQIQGQAALFLFLGFFVAFAIKVPMFPFHTWLPDAHVEAPTAGSVILAGVLLKMGTYGLVRFSLPMFPAVSMDEKVRAWMIGLSIVAIIYGALVSLMQKDMKKLVAYSSVSHLGFCTLGIFAVNPLGLSGSVLQQINHGISTGALFLIVGVLYERRHTREIAEYGGISHVMPWYATITLIMFMSSLGLPLLNGFIGEFTILQGAYMESKAWAAWAVWGVVLAAAYLLWLYQRVFFGPVNNPKNKELADLNLREIVTFAPLVLLAFWIGIYPKPFFEILAPPVNNIVKVVRPEYPLKPAVVAGTPVPSSQYPVASMPRAERESQTEARPAVAEGIGIPRLGLGRSASSGSLGMTNKKKAIAALARDDRRTEGAR from the coding sequence ATGACTGAGGGCTGGGTTTACAACCACATACTTTCGATCATCCTGTTCACGCCGCTGGCGGGGGCGCTGGTGGTGCTGCTGGTGCCCAAAGAGAACGAGAAGGCGATCAAGGTGCTGGCCAACCTGTTCGCCTTCGCGGGGTTCCTGGTGTCGCTGCCGCTGGTGCCGTGGTTCTGGGCGGTGCGGGGCGTGGCCGGGTTCCAGTTCGTCGAGGGACGCGCGGCGAGCGCCGACTTTGCCGGCAACTGGATTCCCTCGATTGGCGCGAGCTACGTGATTGGGATCGACGGCATCTCGTTCCTGCTGGTGATGCTGACCACGCTGCTGGGCTTCCTTTCCATCCTGTCGTCGTGGTCGGCGATCACGGAGCGGGTGAAGGAATACTACGTCTGGTTCCTGGTGCTGCAGACGGGGATGCTGGGCGTGTTCGTGGCGCTGGATTTCTTCCTGTTCTACGTGTTCTGGGAAGTGATGCTGGTACCCATGTACCTGCTGATCGGCATCTGGGGCGGGCCGCGAAAGCTTTACGCCGCCATCAAGTTCTTCCTGTACACGCTGGTGGGATCGGTGCTGATGCTGCTGGGCATCCTGTACCTATACTTCCACCACTACCAGGTGGCGGGCTTCTACACCTTCGGGATCGAGGCCTTGTACCGCACGGCGCCGCAGATTCAGGGGCAGGCGGCACTGTTCCTGTTCCTGGGCTTCTTCGTGGCCTTCGCCATCAAGGTGCCGATGTTCCCGTTCCACACCTGGCTGCCGGACGCGCACGTGGAAGCGCCCACGGCGGGCTCGGTGATCCTGGCGGGCGTGTTGCTGAAGATGGGGACGTATGGCCTGGTGCGGTTCTCGCTGCCCATGTTCCCTGCGGTGTCAATGGATGAGAAGGTGCGGGCGTGGATGATCGGGCTCTCCATCGTGGCCATCATCTACGGGGCGCTGGTGAGCCTGATGCAGAAGGACATGAAGAAGCTAGTGGCCTACTCGTCCGTGAGCCACCTGGGCTTCTGCACGCTGGGGATCTTTGCCGTGAACCCGCTGGGACTGAGCGGGAGCGTGCTGCAGCAGATCAACCATGGGATTTCGACGGGAGCGCTGTTTTTGATCGTGGGCGTGCTGTACGAACGGAGGCACACGCGGGAGATCGCCGAGTACGGCGGCATCTCGCACGTGATGCCGTGGTACGCCACCATCACGCTGATCATGTTCATGTCGTCGCTGGGGCTGCCGCTGCTGAACGGGTTCATCGGCGAGTTCACCATCCTGCAGGGCGCTTACATGGAGAGCAAGGCGTGGGCGGCGTGGGCGGTGTGGGGCGTAGTGCTGGCCGCGGCCTACCTGCTGTGGCTTTACCAGCGCGTGTTCTTCGGGCCGGTGAACAATCCCAAGAACAAGGAGCTGGCGGACCTGAACCTGCGCGAGATCGTGACCTTTGCGCCGCTGGTGCTGCTGGCATTCTGGATCGGGATCTATCCCAAGCCGTTCTTCGAGATCCTGGCGCCGCCGGTGAACAACATCGTGAAGGTGGTGCGGCCGGAGTATCCGCTGAAGCCGGCGGTGGTGGCGGGAACCCCAGTACCCAGTAGCCAGTACCCAGTTGCCAGTATGCCGCGAGCAGAGCGGGAGTCCCAAACAGAAGCACGGCCGGCGGTTGCCGAGGGGATAGGGATTCCTCGACTCGGCCTCGGTCGCTCCGCTTCCTCGGGCTCGCTCGGAATGACAAACAAGAAAAAGGCGATCGCGGCGCTCGCTCGGGATGACAGGCGAACCGAGGGAGCGCGCTAG
- the nuoL gene encoding NADH-quinone oxidoreductase subunit L: protein MFFLDNIWLIPLLPASGAATMFFFGRRISNRAVSIVCVGSVVLAFALACGAVWQYMDYAHAQPGKPFEKVLFTWLGTGTGELAYVGAGNHVAHFRADAGFLLDPLSSIWLLFVTGVGMLIHIYSIGYMGHEGGYYRFFGYLNLFMFSMLTLVLGNNYALMFVGWEGVGLCSYLLIGFYFDRKSATDAANKAFIVNRVGDAAFLLGMFTIAWYFGSLQYTRVNEIVHEGAKSGAFLAGDPIITMATLLLFVGACGKSAQLPLYTWLPDAMEGPTPVSALIHAATMVTAGVYMVARSNALFQLAPASMTAVAVVGALTAIFAATIGLVQNDIKRVLAYSTVSQLGYMFLALGVGAFAAGVFHVFTHAFFKALLFLGAGSVIHALSGEQDLRNMGGLADKTPTTYKTMLVATLAIAGIPPLAGFFSKDEILWQVWAAHQPVLWGLGFVTAILTAFYMFRLFYLTFWSPARMSHEVEHHAHESPASMTMPLVVLAAGAALAGFLGVPAALGGSNRFEHFLEPVFERVGKAAEAGHGTAHDPMEYVLMIASVAAAGVGWFLARRFYSGAEKDYAEPMAQAAPPVYQALFNKYWVDELYDMLFTGRRKLGPVRLGALGVGEATRRFDELGIDGAVNATGWLTRASAVVSMWWDKWIIDGLLVNAPAYAMKPLSYFTRLVQWGLVQWYALVMVAGLTGMILYYVRR from the coding sequence GTGTTTTTCCTAGACAACATCTGGCTGATACCGCTGCTGCCGGCGTCAGGGGCAGCGACGATGTTCTTCTTCGGGCGGAGGATTTCGAACCGCGCGGTGAGCATCGTGTGCGTGGGCTCGGTGGTGCTGGCCTTCGCGCTGGCATGCGGAGCGGTGTGGCAGTACATGGATTACGCACACGCGCAGCCGGGCAAGCCGTTCGAGAAGGTCCTGTTCACGTGGCTGGGAACGGGCACGGGCGAACTGGCGTACGTGGGCGCGGGCAACCACGTAGCGCACTTCCGGGCCGATGCGGGCTTCCTGCTCGATCCGCTTTCGAGCATATGGCTGCTGTTCGTCACCGGCGTGGGCATGCTCATCCACATCTACTCCATCGGGTACATGGGGCATGAAGGCGGGTATTACCGCTTCTTCGGTTACCTGAATCTGTTCATGTTCTCCATGCTGACGCTGGTGCTGGGGAACAACTACGCGCTGATGTTCGTGGGCTGGGAAGGCGTGGGCCTGTGCTCCTACCTGCTGATCGGTTTCTACTTCGACCGGAAGTCGGCCACCGACGCGGCCAATAAAGCGTTCATCGTGAACCGAGTGGGCGATGCGGCGTTCCTGCTGGGGATGTTCACCATCGCCTGGTACTTCGGGTCGCTGCAGTACACGCGCGTGAACGAGATCGTGCACGAAGGGGCGAAGAGCGGGGCGTTCCTGGCGGGCGATCCCATCATCACCATGGCCACGCTGCTGCTGTTTGTGGGAGCGTGCGGCAAGAGCGCGCAGTTGCCGCTCTACACCTGGCTGCCGGACGCGATGGAGGGCCCGACACCGGTCTCGGCGCTGATCCATGCGGCCACCATGGTGACGGCGGGTGTCTACATGGTGGCGCGCTCAAACGCGCTCTTCCAACTGGCGCCGGCGTCGATGACGGCGGTGGCGGTGGTGGGAGCGCTCACAGCCATCTTCGCGGCCACCATCGGGCTAGTGCAGAACGACATCAAGCGGGTGCTGGCGTATTCGACGGTCTCGCAACTGGGCTACATGTTCCTGGCGCTGGGCGTGGGCGCCTTCGCGGCGGGCGTGTTCCACGTGTTCACGCATGCCTTCTTCAAGGCGCTGCTGTTTCTGGGGGCGGGGTCAGTGATCCACGCGCTTTCCGGCGAACAGGACCTGCGCAACATGGGAGGGTTGGCGGACAAGACTCCCACGACCTACAAGACCATGCTGGTGGCGACGCTGGCAATTGCCGGCATCCCGCCGCTGGCGGGCTTCTTCTCGAAGGACGAGATCCTGTGGCAGGTGTGGGCGGCGCATCAGCCGGTGCTGTGGGGCCTGGGTTTTGTTACCGCCATCCTGACGGCGTTCTACATGTTCCGGCTCTTCTACCTGACGTTCTGGAGCCCGGCACGGATGTCGCACGAGGTGGAGCATCATGCGCATGAGTCTCCAGCTTCCATGACCATGCCGCTAGTGGTGCTGGCAGCGGGGGCGGCTCTGGCGGGATTCCTGGGCGTGCCGGCGGCGTTGGGAGGCAGCAATCGCTTCGAGCATTTCCTCGAGCCGGTGTTCGAGCGCGTGGGCAAGGCGGCGGAAGCGGGGCATGGCACGGCGCATGATCCCATGGAGTACGTGCTGATGATCGCGTCCGTAGCGGCGGCGGGCGTGGGCTGGTTCCTGGCCAGGCGTTTCTACTCGGGAGCGGAGAAGGACTACGCCGAGCCGATGGCGCAGGCTGCGCCGCCCGTGTATCAGGCGCTCTTCAACAAGTACTGGGTGGATGAGCTGTATGACATGCTGTTCACGGGCCGCCGGAAGCTGGGGCCGGTGCGTCTGGGCGCGCTGGGCGTGGGGGAAGCCACGCGCCGGTTCGATGAGCTGGGAATCGACGGAGCAGTGAACGCCACCGGGTGGCTGACGCGAGCCTCGGCAGTGGTTTCGATGTGGTGGGACAAGTGGATCATTGATGGATTGCTTGTGAACGCGCCGGCTTACGCGATGAAGCCGCTGTCGTATTTCACGCGCCTGGTGCAGTGGGGCCTGGTGCAGTGGTACGCGCTGGTGATGGTGGCGGGGCTGACGGGGATGATTCTGTACTACGTGAGGCGGTGA
- the nuoK gene encoding NADH-quinone oxidoreductase subunit NuoK, whose protein sequence is MGEIGTVHYVIVAAILFAIGTIGVLTRRNVVIVLMSIELILNAVNLNLVAFSRMYGLEGQVFSIFVVADAAAEAAVGLGILIAFFRNKETVNADEIDLLKW, encoded by the coding sequence ATGGGTGAGATCGGCACAGTGCACTATGTGATCGTGGCGGCGATCCTGTTCGCCATCGGCACCATCGGGGTGCTGACGCGGCGGAACGTGGTGATCGTGCTGATGTCCATCGAACTGATCCTGAACGCGGTGAACCTGAACCTGGTGGCGTTCTCGCGCATGTACGGGCTGGAAGGCCAGGTGTTCTCCATCTTCGTAGTGGCGGACGCGGCGGCGGAAGCGGCCGTCGGCCTGGGCATCCTGATCGCATTCTTCCGCAATAAAGAGACGGTCAATGCGGATGAGATCGACTTGTTGAAATGGTGA
- a CDS encoding NADH-quinone oxidoreductase subunit J, whose protein sequence is MTPVATTFFFYFLAGLAVVSAILVVTQRNAVHSAISLIFTLLSLAGLYMMLYAPFVAGVQIILYVGGIMVLFLFVIMLVSLEKAQKEEQFNRMWPVGLVATALLGALLLFVYLKDRAAFAAPMTQLPEGQNTQQIGLMLYGQYLLPFEIASVLLLVAIVGAVVMAKKRI, encoded by the coding sequence ATGACGCCCGTCGCCACGACCTTCTTCTTCTACTTTCTGGCCGGACTTGCCGTGGTGAGCGCCATCCTGGTGGTGACGCAGCGTAACGCCGTGCATTCGGCCATCTCGCTGATCTTCACGCTGCTTTCGCTCGCCGGTCTTTACATGATGCTCTACGCGCCCTTCGTGGCCGGCGTGCAGATCATCCTGTACGTGGGCGGCATCATGGTGCTGTTCCTGTTCGTCATCATGCTGGTGAGCCTGGAAAAAGCGCAGAAAGAAGAACAGTTCAACCGCATGTGGCCGGTGGGGCTGGTGGCCACGGCGCTGCTGGGGGCGCTGCTGCTGTTCGTCTATCTCAAGGACCGGGCGGCCTTCGCCGCGCCCATGACGCAACTCCCGGAAGGGCAGAACACGCAACAGATCGGCCTGATGCTGTACGGGCAGTACCTGCTGCCGTTCGAGATCGCCTCTGTGCTGCTGCTGGTGGCGATTGTGGGGGCGGTGGTGATGGCCAAGAAGCGGATCTAG
- a CDS encoding NADH-quinone oxidoreductase subunit I — protein MDVKRLARKIFLVDLLQGLALTFRYQHPKEVYTEQYPLERPQVAERYRGAPRLNVNPETDETLCIACDLCALACPEHLIVVTSERNEKTRRKELTTFTYDLSRCMFCGLCEDACPTDALELTQDFELANYTREGAIWDRQALEQGPQPTVYRK, from the coding sequence ATGGACGTAAAGCGGCTGGCGCGGAAGATCTTTCTGGTGGACCTGCTGCAGGGGCTGGCGCTGACGTTCCGCTACCAGCACCCGAAAGAGGTGTACACGGAGCAGTATCCGCTGGAGCGGCCGCAGGTGGCGGAGCGCTACCGGGGCGCGCCGCGGCTGAACGTGAACCCGGAGACGGACGAGACGCTGTGCATCGCCTGCGACCTGTGCGCGCTGGCGTGTCCGGAGCACCTGATCGTGGTCACCAGCGAGCGTAACGAGAAGACGCGACGCAAGGAACTGACCACCTTCACCTACGACCTGAGCCGCTGCATGTTCTGCGGATTGTGCGAGGACGCCTGCCCGACCGACGCGCTGGAACTGACGCAGGACTTCGAGCTGGCCAACTACACCCGCGAAGGCGCCATCTGGGACCGGCAGGCGCTGGAGCAGGGACCGCAACCGACGGTGTACAGGAAGTGA